In a single window of the Rhodamnia argentea isolate NSW1041297 chromosome 2, ASM2092103v1, whole genome shotgun sequence genome:
- the LOC125313916 gene encoding uncharacterized protein LOC125313916 isoform X2 gives MSAMEKLFAQIFERRNWIVDQVRHQTRLFDQHLASTLLIDGVAPPPWLLRSQPSSVPKEFRREELITELLEPQLQFSVPYSIGHCPVYDKPVLTVDTRGFPADLCAYLGTLQETGEASKLVKPSHASSHINSTKETQMVYFNSKEKGSKTSSGRAMRSLVSGSCPNGLLEMDAPCSIDLEVQRQSEGDRGDSSRKEKESNIRCREITRPHKSTENCPMNEALKSNSSFPVGKISGMDKLMQPVSQVDNSVELNGSGSIHGLESRDCQINGHQTTVDCGEISQLRCYSHQPNREELPGLEMSSDPGDVKMAGSSGKPVQSPQDDDCGNGNALVTDNFLFSGCSVNQLGSTHSDQLITSSTHNLPKAHSTTPNALSNLCNNFDPEKCATDAAQSSVAFEKPPEGSPFGIPSNIDPADLNNVPEALASSLCSDSNIHLKPKQLDFDDAGENGCCLNNVPGAVLEESVEDTVQGKGLDTSWKQEKEL, from the exons ATGTCGGCGATGGAGAAGCTATTCGCGCAGATTTTCGAGAGGAGGAACTGGATCGTCGACCAAGTCAGGCACCAGACTCGTCTCTTCGATCAACACCTCGCCTCCACTCTCCTCATCGACGGAGTCGCCCCTCCTCCCTGGCTCCTCCGCTCGCAGCCGTCCTCGGTTCCCAAAG AATTTCGGAGAGAAGAGCTTATCACAGAACTTTTGGAACCGCAACTACAATTTTCAGTTCCTTACTCCATTGGTCACTGTCCTGTTTATGATAAACCCGTGCTTACAGTTGACACGAGAGGGTTTCCAGCTGATTTATGTGCATATCTTGGCACTTTGCAAGAAACAGGTGAAGCAAGCA AGCTGGTCAAGCCTTCTCATGCCAGTTCTCACATCAATTCAACAAAAGAAACACAGATGGTCTACTTCAATAGCAAGGAAAAGGGCAGCAAAACCAGCAGCGGTAGAGCCATGAGATCCTTGGTATCTGGAAGCTGTCCAAATGGATTATTGGAAATGGATGCTCCTTGCAGTATTGATCTTGAAGTTCAAAGGCAGAGTGAAGGGGATAGAGGAGATTCTtcgagaaaggaaaaggaaagcaaCATTCGGTGTAGGGAAATAACAAGACCTCATAAGTCAACTGAAAACTGTCCTATGAATGAAGCTTTGAAGTCCAATAGTTCCTTCCCTGTTGGAAAGATCAGTGGTATGGATAAGCTAATGCAACCTGTGAGCCAGGTTGACAACTCTGTGGAGTTGAATGGAAGTGGCAGCATACATGGACTGGAAAGCAGAGATTGCCAAATCAATGGACATCAAACAACTGTTGATTGTGGTGAAATCTCCCAGTTGAGATGTTATTCCCATCAACCTAATCGTGAGGAACTTCCAGGATTGGAGATGTCTTCTGATCCAGGTGATGTGAAGATGGCTGGCTCTTCAGGAAAACCAGTGCAATCTCCTCAAGATGATGATTGTGGTAATGGCAATGCATTAGTAACTGACAACTTCTTGTTTTCAGGTTGTTCTGTCAATCAGTTGGGTTCTACCCATTCTGACCAGCTTATCACAAGCTCTACCCATAACCTCCCAAAAGCACACAGTACTACACCAAATGCCCTGTCCAACTTGTGCAATAATTTTGATCCAGAAAAATGTGCTACAGATGCCGCTCAATCTTCAGTTGCATTTGAAAAGCCGCCTGAAGGATCCCCTTTTGGCATTCCATCTAACATTGATCCTGCTGATTTGAATAATGTGCCAGAAGCATTAGCCTCAAGCCTTTGCTCTGATTCTAACATTCATTTAAAGCCCAAGCAGCTTGACTTCGATGATGCCGGAGAGAATGGGTGCTGCTTGAATAATGTTCCTGGAGCTGTGTTAGAAGAAAGTGTCGAGGACACAGTGCAAGGTAAAGGGCTGGACACCTCATGGAAGCAGGAAAAAGAGCTTTGA
- the LOC125313916 gene encoding uncharacterized protein LOC125313916 isoform X1 — MSAMEKLFAQIFERRNWIVDQVRHQTRLFDQHLASTLLIDGVAPPPWLLRSQPSSVPKEFRREELITELLEPQLQFSVPYSIGHCPVYDKPVLTVDTRGFPADLCAYLGTLQETGEASSKLPLLHENPKHDTSFVLNGALEADPNIRSPQHQRDMIISEYYHDLDQSLARVQRSKSRQKALELRNSAKASGNCLRQKDPIVNPSRSAVSGVAPQLSENVFSAELVKPSHASSHINSTKETQMVYFNSKEKGSKTSSGRAMRSLVSGSCPNGLLEMDAPCSIDLEVQRQSEGDRGDSSRKEKESNIRCREITRPHKSTENCPMNEALKSNSSFPVGKISGMDKLMQPVSQVDNSVELNGSGSIHGLESRDCQINGHQTTVDCGEISQLRCYSHQPNREELPGLEMSSDPGDVKMAGSSGKPVQSPQDDDCGNGNALVTDNFLFSGCSVNQLGSTHSDQLITSSTHNLPKAHSTTPNALSNLCNNFDPEKCATDAAQSSVAFEKPPEGSPFGIPSNIDPADLNNVPEALASSLCSDSNIHLKPKQLDFDDAGENGCCLNNVPGAVLEESVEDTVQGKGLDTSWKQEKEL, encoded by the exons ATGTCGGCGATGGAGAAGCTATTCGCGCAGATTTTCGAGAGGAGGAACTGGATCGTCGACCAAGTCAGGCACCAGACTCGTCTCTTCGATCAACACCTCGCCTCCACTCTCCTCATCGACGGAGTCGCCCCTCCTCCCTGGCTCCTCCGCTCGCAGCCGTCCTCGGTTCCCAAAG AATTTCGGAGAGAAGAGCTTATCACAGAACTTTTGGAACCGCAACTACAATTTTCAGTTCCTTACTCCATTGGTCACTGTCCTGTTTATGATAAACCCGTGCTTACAGTTGACACGAGAGGGTTTCCAGCTGATTTATGTGCATATCTTGGCACTTTGCAAGAAACAGGTGAAGCAAGCAGTAAGTTGCCTTTGTTGcatgaaaatcctaaacatgACACTAGTTTTGTCCTAAATGGTGCTTTGGAGGCAGATCCTAACATTAGGTCCCCTCAACATCAAAGGGACATGATAATTTCAGAATATTATCATGATCTAGATCAGTCACTGGCAAGGGTCCAGAGATCCAAGTCGAGGCAAAAGGCTCTTGAGCTCCGGAACAGTGCAAAGGCATCTGGAAATTGTTTACGTCAAAAAGATCCTATTGTTAACCCCAGCAGATCTGCTGTTTCTGGGGTTGCCCCTCAACTGTCTGAAAATGTATTTTCTGCAGAGCTGGTCAAGCCTTCTCATGCCAGTTCTCACATCAATTCAACAAAAGAAACACAGATGGTCTACTTCAATAGCAAGGAAAAGGGCAGCAAAACCAGCAGCGGTAGAGCCATGAGATCCTTGGTATCTGGAAGCTGTCCAAATGGATTATTGGAAATGGATGCTCCTTGCAGTATTGATCTTGAAGTTCAAAGGCAGAGTGAAGGGGATAGAGGAGATTCTtcgagaaaggaaaaggaaagcaaCATTCGGTGTAGGGAAATAACAAGACCTCATAAGTCAACTGAAAACTGTCCTATGAATGAAGCTTTGAAGTCCAATAGTTCCTTCCCTGTTGGAAAGATCAGTGGTATGGATAAGCTAATGCAACCTGTGAGCCAGGTTGACAACTCTGTGGAGTTGAATGGAAGTGGCAGCATACATGGACTGGAAAGCAGAGATTGCCAAATCAATGGACATCAAACAACTGTTGATTGTGGTGAAATCTCCCAGTTGAGATGTTATTCCCATCAACCTAATCGTGAGGAACTTCCAGGATTGGAGATGTCTTCTGATCCAGGTGATGTGAAGATGGCTGGCTCTTCAGGAAAACCAGTGCAATCTCCTCAAGATGATGATTGTGGTAATGGCAATGCATTAGTAACTGACAACTTCTTGTTTTCAGGTTGTTCTGTCAATCAGTTGGGTTCTACCCATTCTGACCAGCTTATCACAAGCTCTACCCATAACCTCCCAAAAGCACACAGTACTACACCAAATGCCCTGTCCAACTTGTGCAATAATTTTGATCCAGAAAAATGTGCTACAGATGCCGCTCAATCTTCAGTTGCATTTGAAAAGCCGCCTGAAGGATCCCCTTTTGGCATTCCATCTAACATTGATCCTGCTGATTTGAATAATGTGCCAGAAGCATTAGCCTCAAGCCTTTGCTCTGATTCTAACATTCATTTAAAGCCCAAGCAGCTTGACTTCGATGATGCCGGAGAGAATGGGTGCTGCTTGAATAATGTTCCTGGAGCTGTGTTAGAAGAAAGTGTCGAGGACACAGTGCAAGGTAAAGGGCTGGACACCTCATGGAAGCAGGAAAAAGAGCTTTGA
- the LOC115726127 gene encoding NAD-dependent protein deacetylase SRT1 has translation MSLGYAEKLSYIEDVGDVGMREFFDPPHVLQEKIERLAMTIKESKHLVVFTGAGISTSCGIPDFRGPKGIWTMQREGKPLPQASLPFHRAVPSMTHMALVELERAGILKFVISQNVDGLHLRSGIPREKLAELHGNSFMETCPSCGAEYFRDFEVESIGLKETSRHCSDANCGAKLRDTVLDWEDALPSKEMSYAEKHCRMADVVLCLGTSLQITPACNLPLKCLRGGGKIVIVNLQKTPKDKNASLVIRGLVDKVIAGAVNLLNMQIPPFVRIDFIQIILTKALSADEKYINWMLRLASVHGQKAPLPFIKSVEITFLDEEKYKAAVLHEQPFLLKRRTERTKVFEMVLKIDFSDGCGCLCTQINIPFDPNVSTDCSPPDKDAILQKLRDTAIQGLCCGQNATIGKKIKPAPNGETTTFAVVTNIVIHSKASKAFEIEAISNGDIRRQKRSVRSGNRSSRKRSKT, from the exons ATGTCTCTGGGCTACGCCGAGAAGCTCTCCTACATAGAAGATGTCGGCGACGTTGGAATGCGGGAGTTCTTCGACCCACCCCACGTTTTgcaagaaaaa ATTGAAAGACTTGCAATGACAATAAAAGAG AGTAAGCATCTAGTGGTGTTTACAGGTGCAGGAATATCAACATCTTGTGGTATACCTGATTTTCGAGGTCCAAAGGGAATTTGGACTATGCAG CGTGAAGGCAAGCCATTGCCCCAAGCTTCACTTCCATTTCATCGAGCTGTACCAAGCATGACGCACATGGCTTTGGTTGAACTTGAGAGGGCTGgcattttgaaatttgtcaTTAGTCAG AATGTTGATGGTCTCCACCTTCGGTCTGGAATCCCAAGGGAGAAGCTTGCTGAATTGCATGGAAATTCATTCATGGAGACTTGTCCTTCCTGTGGAGCTGA GTACTTCCGAGACTTTGAAGTGGAGTCAATAGGACTGAAGGAGACTTCACGTCATTGTTCTGATGCAAATTGTGGAGCAAAGCTTAGAGACACAGTCCTTGATTGGGAG GATGCTTTGCCCTCAAAGGAGATGAGCTATGCAGAGAAGCATTGTCGAATGGCTGATGTTGTTTTGTGCTTAGGAACAAG TCTGCAGATCACTCCTGCATGTAACTTGCCTTTGAAATGTCTACGTGGTGGAGGGAAGATTGTGATTGTAAATCTTCAG AAAACTCCAAAGGACAAGAATGCAAGTTTGGTAATCCGCGGACTTGTAGATAAG GTTATTGCAGGTGCCGTGAACTTGCTGAATATGCAGATTCCTCCGTTTGTCAGGATTGACTTCATCCAGATTATTTTGACTAAAGCTTTAAGTGCAG ACGAAAAATACATCAACTGGATGCTCAGATTGGCTAGCGTTCATGGGCAGAAAGCTCCGTTGCCATTCATCAAATCAGTCGAG ATTActtttttggatgaggaaaaatACAAAGCAGCTGTTCTTCATGAGCAGCCATTCCTGCTGAAAAG GAGAACAGAGAGGACAAAAGTATTTGAGATGGTCttgaaaattgatttctctGATGGCTGCGGCTGTCTGTGCACCCAGATTAATATCCCTTTTGATCCTAAT GTTTCAACTGATTGCTCTCCTCCCGATAAGGACGCAATACTTCAGAAGCTCAGAGATACAGCGATTCAAGGCCTGTGCTGCGGTCAGAATGCCACcataggaaagaaaatcaagcCGGCCCCAAATGGCGAGACCACCACGTTTGCCGTCGTCACCAACATCGTCATCCACAGTAAAGCCTCCAAGGCATTTGAAATCGAGGCAATAAGCAACGGGGACATCAGGAGGCAGAAAAGAAGCGTGAGGAGCGGCAACAGATCCTCTCGGAAGCGATCTAAGACATGA